The Apium graveolens cultivar Ventura chromosome 3, ASM990537v1, whole genome shotgun sequence sequence GCTAGTCAGGACACCTTAATTCCCTATCATGTTGCATGGAAGGCCAGAAACAATGTTATGCAGAAAATTAATGACAATTCTGATGAAAGTTTCAAACTAGTACCAAGCTTATGTAGATGATTTTAAGAACCAATCCAAAGTCAATTGCAACCTACACATACAACGGATACATTTTTTAGTTTATGGTATTTTCTCATAATTAATACATACTTTATTAAGTTAGTACATAAAGTAATATATTTTAGCATTAAAATTACAAAACAATACATATTTAAGTGTTTAATATTGTTTTAGTTTTAAAATTAGTAGATACTTTTTTTCTTTTAGAGAAATTAActtcatatattagtacaatattGTTGTAGTTTTTAAATTTTACTACATGTTTTTTTCCATGCAAATTAAAATATTTGTAAGTGTTAATATTGCTCTGGTTTTAAATATGTGTacctattttttttctttttttactAATTAATACATGTTGTAGTATAACACTACTTTAGTTTTAAAGAATATGTACATATTTGTTACATATAAATTAGCACGTATTTAATTGTTGATACTAATTTAGATTTAAAAACTagtatatattttattataattgtAATTTAGCATTCAAAATTAATACATATTTTTTTCTTTActacaaaataatatatatttaagtgtttaatattgatttagttttaaaattagtagatactttttttctttcagagaaattaacttcatatattagtacaatacttttgtaattttaaaattttactaCATGTTTTTTGCCATGCAAATTAATATATATGTAAGTGTTAATATTGCTCCGATTTTAAAAATTTGTacctatttttttctttttttaccAATTAATATATGTTGTATTATAACACTactttagttttaaaaaatatgtaCATATTTGTTTCATATAAATTAGCACGTATTTAATTGTTGATACTAATTTAGATTTAAAACTTGTACATATTTTAGTATATTTGTGATTTAGCATtcaaaattaatatatatttcttttctttactacaaaataatacatatttAAGTGTGTAATATTGATTTAGTTTTAAAATTAGTAGatactttttttctttcaaaCAAATTAACTTCATATTTTAGTACAATATTGttgtaattttaaaattttactaCATATTTTTCATACAAATTAATATGTATTTTTAGCTAAAGTTACTAATACTGACAGGTAAAAAGGATTGAGGGAAGCCGTTCATAAGTTATTCCCCACTTCACCACACAGGTTTTGTTTCAGGTTTGTAACTACATTTTGATATTTCTTGTTAGCTAACCTCTGTAATACATGATTTTGCATTAATTTTTGAATTGATCACAGACATCATATGTTTAAGAACTTCAAATCACATTTCAAAGTTCAAAACTTCACACTATGTTCTGGAATGTTGTTAGAGCTTATAAAGCTAAACACTCTGAGGTGATTTTCTTCATTactattttttttttgtaaattctAATAGTTTTCATTAATTAAAGATTGCTagataaataattttaattataggCACACATGGATAGTATGATGGTGGAAAATGTTAACGCTTTTGAGTACTTGATGGGAGAGGATCCTAAAAGCTGGTGTAGGGCTTTCTTTGATCATAACAGCTCTTGTGAACACTTGAGTAACAATTTCTCCGAAAGTTTTAATAATATGATTACGAAAATTAGGGAGAAACCTGTTTGTACATTAGTATTAATGTACGGTCAATTGGTCATGGGGTTGTTTTTCAAGAGAAGAACTGCATGTGTTGGTTGAGATTCTGGAGATTTGGTTCCTAGCGCCAAGAAATTACTAAAAATAATGTTCAAGAAAACAGGGGAGTACAAAGTAGCAGGAGCTGTTGCTGGCAAGGTTTATGAAGTTAAAAGCATTCACTCTTCAATTTACACCGTTGACTTTGATAAAAAAATATGTAGCTGTGTGCAGTGGCAGTTGAGAGGTTTTCCTTGTCAACATGTCGTATGTGCTTTGCAACTAATCATACCCAATTGGGTTGAGTAAATGTtcaatttaataaataaataataaaatagttGTTAGTACATGtcaatattattaattaatttttgtGGATTCTCAGTTATTGTGCTAGATATTATTATGTGGATAATTATAAGATAACATATGCATCAGAGATGGTACCTTTGGAAGGTCCTGATGATTGGGAAAAAGTATTTATATTAAAGGGTTGCTATATTAAATTATATAAGCAATTTATTTAAGATAACTAATAATCATTATATTTGTTTGTGTAGCCTGGAGCAATTATTGTCCCCCTTTTGCTGATTAGAAAACAAGGGCAGACCTAAAAAGAATAGAAGAAAGGCTTATGATGAGACATTTCAGGAGAAAAAACAAGGTGCTGCAGCAAGTGTAAGCAACCTGGGCATAACAAAACTACTTGTGGTGGTGGTCCTATAGGCTCTAACTCAAAAAGAAAAAGGGTTAGAGTGAAAGTTGATAGTTGAATTAGTTTATTTGGATTGTTGATTTTTTTCCATAGTTATGTTAATTACTTTTGAAacttttgaatttttttaattgtTTTGACTTGGATTTTTCACGTGGTATTGAGTATCTATATATCTACTTTTGTAAGGATGATGATTCAAATAGTGTGATATTGTTAAAAAGTTTCATGGcaagaatatattataatttgaattaattaattaagtattctacatttatataattttacaaGAAGTAAAGtagtaatatttaaaaatataaaagttaCGAAGTTAAGACTAAATGTTATATATGTCATACAAATATGTTAAATAGTAAAATTAAACATGATTAAcataaaattgttaaaatttttgaaaatgggatatatttataaataaaattataaatggGACATATTTGTAAATCCATATTTAAAATGGAACATATTAATAAAAAATcctttaaaaaattatataatatcgGAAAAATTCGTACATTCCAAATTCTAAGCGagtaaataaaaagaaaattagGAGAGACAGAGAGGTTGTACGAGGATTAGGTAAATTGCATTGAGATTGGTTGATTACAACATAAAATCGTACAAGTGCCGCTAAAAACAACCTGAAATTGGAAGAAAGGGCAAATAGTCATAGAAATGGCGGAGAACAAACAAATCCCAGCCCAATACGATGTGAATGCTAAGTGGGATGCTTGTCTCGATTTGGGCATCCGCCGATTCGTTTACTCCTCTCTCGGCGGTGCTTTCACCGGTCTCCTCCTCTTCCGTACGTTCTTCCATCTTTAATCTTATTTTTATTATTCTGATTTTTAAATACGTCCTTGTTTATTTCTATGTTTCATTTCATTTCTATGTTGCTTTTTATTGTTTTGATTGGCTTTTTATATTGGTAGATGCTATTTAGGTCTATAACTTATTGCATATCATGTAAGACTTGTAAATGGAGCTATTTATTTCATTGCCAAGTTGTTGTTTTCTTAAAGAACCCTAAGTTTCTCACAATTCGGTGGCGACATATAGATTGCTTCTCTATTTGCCAAACTTTTGGAGTACAGTTATGATtgaaaatttataatatttgatGACAAAATTTTTCAAGAGAATGAGCATTAATTTTTAAGCTCTGCTTTAGATGTGTAGCAACAGGACAGAGGAAGGAACAAATACAATTTTTATTTACCCTCAAAACAGTACAATTCAGTTCCAGTCCTTCCCAATTTCATTTCTTTTGGGATGGAAGCATTAGATTTTGGACAGAGGTAAATGGAATATAGATTGCAGGCACTAGTTCGATATTGGGAATGAGAAGGGAAAGGTAATCTGCCAATATTAGCAAAGCTGACTAGAATAATAAGAATAGTAAGCCTGTGGAGGGTAATGGTAAGCCTAAACTAGACCAAGACAGTGGAAAAAATAAGACCGAGTTCTGTGTTACCCCAGTATGGGTGTCGTACACACATACTGGTATAGGTGTCGTACACAGGTGCGGATCCAAGAGTCGGATTCTTAGTTTTAATATAATTAGGATTCTTGGATATTGGAGGATCCAAAGTTTGGCACGGGTGTGGGGACTTGGCATGTTAAGCTCGAGACAAGTAAAACTTTATATGTACCGATTAATTGTATGTTCTTCTAAGAAGTACGAACGCGGAAACGGCGACATGGGTACAGGGACTTGGTGATTCGCTAATCCTAGAGGAGTCTTGGATACGAGActcagaaaataaaataaataagggataaataaataaatattcatgATAAGAGTTGTATATGTAAATATTGTCTTCAACACTTGTGTTGTTGTTACCACTTGTTAGCACTTGAGCTCATTGAACCTATGGGTGTGATGGGTTTGGGTGTATGTATATATGGGTGTTACAGAGATGGGTTAGAGATGGGTTTGGTGTTTCAGTCTGTATGTATATATGGGTGTGTGTATTGCTGCTATCAATAAAATTAGGTTAGAAACAAAAATGTGTGGGGCTTTTTCTAGTTGGGTCGAGTCCCAAATGTGTCCACCCTGAGTCCATGACGAGTCCGGCAACATTTTTGTGCTGACTCTCCACCTGACGAGTTCGATACGCACTCAGCCGAGTCGGGCGAGTCAGACTCGCATACGGCAGCCAAAACTAAGAGTCCGTGCTTCGTAGACGTTCTTAAAAATAGTATCTACTATGCATAAATCATATGTGCTTAATTATGTATGTTAAATTGCAACAT is a genomic window containing:
- the LOC141712637 gene encoding MICOS complex subunit MIC10-like; translated protein: MAENKQIPAQYDVNAKWDACLDLGIRRFVYSSLGGAFTGLLLFRTPVTRWASVAFGAGLGIGSAYTECSTKFDGSSKKD